The following proteins come from a genomic window of Populus alba chromosome 12, ASM523922v2, whole genome shotgun sequence:
- the LOC118028997 gene encoding NAP1-related protein 2 isoform X2, producing MVADNKGKKLKVAEKGEEDNNQIDEELILTIEKLQEIQDDLEKINEEASDKVLEVEQKYNEIRKPVYDKRNEIIKSIPDFWLTAFLSHPALGILLSEEDQKMFKFLSSLEVEDSKDVKSGYSITFNFEPNPYFEETKLIKSFAFHDEGTTEITATPISWKEGMGLPNGVSHENKGNKRLLADESFFSWFSNTQPKGMIDDMQDEVAEIIKEDLWPNPLSYFNIDPDEEDFDGDEADEGEKDGDDSEEEDDGQEEDDDDEEEDDDTGK from the exons ATGGTGGCAGACAACAAGGGTAAGAAGTTGAAGGTAGCGGAGAAAGGCGAGGAGGACAATAACCAAATCGATGAAGAACTCATTCTCACTATCGAGAAGCTCCAGGAGATCCAAGACGATCTCGAAAAG ATTAATGAAGAGGCAAGTGATAAGGTTTTGGAAGTAGAGCAAAAGTATAATGAGATACGCAAGCCAGTGTATGATAAGCGGAATGAGATCATCAAGTCGATACCTGACTTCTGGTTGACTGCG TTTTTAAGCCATCCTGCTCTAGGTATTCTTCTGAGTGAAGAGGATCAAAAG ATGTTCAAATTTTTAAGTTCGTTGGAAGTGGAGGATTCAAAAGATGTTAAATCTGGTTATTCAATAACATTT AACTTTGAACCCAACCCTTACTTTGAAGAGACAAAGCTTATAAAATCTTTTGCCTTCCATGATGAAGGAACAACAGAGATTACTGCCACACCAATCAGCTGGAAAGAGGGCATG GGTCTTCCAAATGGAGTTAGTCATGAAAATAAAGGGAACAAGAGGCTTTTGGCTGATGAAAG CTTCTTTAGCTGGTTTAGTAACACTCAGCCAAAAGGCATGATTGATGACATGCAGGATGAG GTTGCAGAGATCATTAAGGAGGATTTATGGCCCAATCCACTCTCATATTTTAACATT GATCCTGATGAAGAGGACTTTGATGGGGATGAAGCCGATGAAGGG GAGAAAGATGGTGATGACTCTGAAGAGGAGGATGATGGGCAAGAGGAAGATGacgatgatgaagaagaagatgatgacacAGGCAAATGA
- the LOC118028994 gene encoding microtubule-associated protein RP/EB family member 1A, with the protein MASNIGMMDSAYFVGRNEILTWINNRLQLNLSRIEEAASGAVQCQMMDMTYPGVVPVHKVNFDAKTEYDMIQNYKVLQDVFNKLKIEKHIEVNRLVKGRPLDNLEFLQWLKRYCDSVNGGIMNENYNPVERRSKGGKDRNSKGSQKTTKSLQANNMHNSASGDTVDLNKMSRPKQGRGSAVAGGATYSEEIQALSKEITNLKLSVDHLEKERDFYFAKLRDIEILCQIPEMEDLPMTVAIKKILYAADAKESALEEAQEYLSEAINTVETEVESEA; encoded by the exons atggcGTCGAATATAGGGATGATGGACAGTGCGTATTTTGTCGGAAGAAATGAGATATTAACATGGATCAACAACAGGCTTCAGCTCAATCTCTCTCGTATCGAAgag GCTGCTTCTGGTGCGGTGCAGTGTCAGATGATGGACATGACTTATCCAGGAGTTGTGCCTGTGCACAAG GTGAATTTTGATGCGAAGACAGAATATGATATGATCCAAAATTACAAGGTTCTGCAAGATGTATTCAACAAGTTGAAAATTGAGAAG CATATTGAAGTTAACAGGCTTGTTAAAGGAAGGCCATTGGACAACTTGGAATTCTTACAATGGCTGAAACGATACTGTGACTCTGTAAATGGTGGAATCATGAATGA gAACTATAATCCTGTGGAACGGAGAAGTAAGGGTGGGAAGGACCGTAACTCTAAGGGTTCTCAGAAGACCACAAAATCACTGCAAGCAAACAATATGCATAACTCTGCCTCTGGTGACACAGTTGACCTGAATAAAATGTCCA GGCCAAAGCAAGGTAGGGGAAGTGCTGTGGCAGGTGGAGCAACCTATTCAGAGGAGATTCAAGCTTTGTCCAAGGAG ATTACAAATCTCAAGCTCTCAGTGGACcatttggaaaaagaaagagattttTACTTTGCAAAGTTGCGAGATATAGAAATACTGTGTCAGATTCCTGAAATGGAGGACCTCCCG ATGACAGTTGCAATAAAAAAGATACTGTACGCTGCTGATGCCAAGGAATCTGCACTCGAAGAAGCTCAGGAATATTTATCCGAAGCTATCAATACTGTTGAGACTGAAGTTGAAAGTGAGGCTTGA
- the LOC118028997 gene encoding NAP1-related protein 2 isoform X1, with protein MVADNKGKKLKVAEKGEEDNNQIDEELILTIEKLQEIQDDLEKINEEASDKVLEVEQKYNEIRKPVYDKRNEIIKSIPDFWLTAFLSHPALGILLSEEDQKMFKFLSSLEVEDSKDVKSGYSITFNFEPNPYFEETKLIKSFAFHDEGTTEITATPISWKEGMGLPNGVSHENKGNKRLLADESFFSWFSNTQPKGMIDDMQDEVAEIIKEDLWPNPLSYFNIVIDLFDPDEEDFDGDEADEGEKDGDDSEEEDDGQEEDDDDEEEDDDTGK; from the exons ATGGTGGCAGACAACAAGGGTAAGAAGTTGAAGGTAGCGGAGAAAGGCGAGGAGGACAATAACCAAATCGATGAAGAACTCATTCTCACTATCGAGAAGCTCCAGGAGATCCAAGACGATCTCGAAAAG ATTAATGAAGAGGCAAGTGATAAGGTTTTGGAAGTAGAGCAAAAGTATAATGAGATACGCAAGCCAGTGTATGATAAGCGGAATGAGATCATCAAGTCGATACCTGACTTCTGGTTGACTGCG TTTTTAAGCCATCCTGCTCTAGGTATTCTTCTGAGTGAAGAGGATCAAAAG ATGTTCAAATTTTTAAGTTCGTTGGAAGTGGAGGATTCAAAAGATGTTAAATCTGGTTATTCAATAACATTT AACTTTGAACCCAACCCTTACTTTGAAGAGACAAAGCTTATAAAATCTTTTGCCTTCCATGATGAAGGAACAACAGAGATTACTGCCACACCAATCAGCTGGAAAGAGGGCATG GGTCTTCCAAATGGAGTTAGTCATGAAAATAAAGGGAACAAGAGGCTTTTGGCTGATGAAAG CTTCTTTAGCTGGTTTAGTAACACTCAGCCAAAAGGCATGATTGATGACATGCAGGATGAG GTTGCAGAGATCATTAAGGAGGATTTATGGCCCAATCCACTCTCATATTTTAACATTgtaattgatttattt GATCCTGATGAAGAGGACTTTGATGGGGATGAAGCCGATGAAGGG GAGAAAGATGGTGATGACTCTGAAGAGGAGGATGATGGGCAAGAGGAAGATGacgatgatgaagaagaagatgatgacacAGGCAAATGA
- the LOC118028996 gene encoding flavonol synthase/flavanone 3-hydroxylase translates to MGDSCIPTVDLSPCFREDDEDGLKKAKEIIGQACSEYGFFQVVNHGVPLGLMTRAIELSKTFFETLPIEEKLKCAPNSGAPLPAGYNRQPDQSPDKNEYLLMFPPGSNLNVYPQNPPHFREVLEQIFAYFTRLGVLIESILSQCLGLPSTFLKEFNGDRSWDFMAALHYFPATEAENNGITEHEDGNCITFVFQDEAGGLEVRRNGKWIPVIPTRGSLVVNVGDVIQVLSNNNFKSATHRVVRPKSKSRYSYAFFYNLHGDKWVEPLQQFTKDIGEAPKYRGFRYKEYQELRMRNKTHPPSTPEDVIRITHYAVNTS, encoded by the exons ATGGGCGACTCTTGCATTCCTACCGTTGATCTCTCACCTTGCTTCCGAGAAGATGATGAGGATGGCCTGAAGAAAGCCAAAGAAATTATTGGTCAAGCTTGTTCCGAGTATGGATTCTTCCAAGTGGTGAATCATGGTGTTCCGCTTGGTTTGATGACGCGAGCCATCGAGCTTTCCAAAACATTTTTCGAGACGTTGCCGATTGAGGAGAAGCTCAAATGTGCTCCTAATTCTGGTGCTCCCCTTCCGGCTGGTTATAACAGGCAACCAGATCAATCGCCAGACAAGAACGAGTATTTATTGATGTTTCCCCCAGGCTCTAACTTGAACGTCTACCCACAAAACCCTCCTCATTTTAG GGAGGTATTGGAACAGATATTCGCTTACTTTACAAGGCTAGGTGTGCTTATAGAGAGCATATTAAGCCAGTGTTTAGGTCTCCCTTCCACCTTCCTCAAGGAATTCAATGGCGACAGGAGCTGGGATTTCATGGCAGCCTTGCATTATTTCCCTGCAACCGAAGCTGAAAACAACGGAATCACTGAGCACGAAGACGGGAATTGCATCACTTTTGTTTTCCAGGATGAAGCCGGAGGCTTAGAAGTTCGCAGAAATGGGAAATGGATTCCAGTCATTCCTACGAGGGGCTCCTTAGTAGTCAACGTCGGCGATGTTATTCAG GTATTGAGCAACAATAATTTCAAGAGCGCAACGCACAGGGTGGTGAGGCCAAAATCCAAAAGTCGATATTCATACGCCTTCTTTTATAACTTGCACGGAGACAAGTGGGTTGAGCCACTGCAGCAGTTTACGAAAGACATCGGAGAGGCACCCAAGTATAGAGGTTTCCGGTACAAAGAGTACCAGGAGCTGAGAATGAGAAACAAGACCCATCCACCGTCAACGCCGGAAGACGTGATTCGCATAACCCATTATGCAGTCAATACCTCTTAA
- the LOC118028995 gene encoding HVA22-like protein a, which yields MGSGTGSFFKVLLKNFDVLSGPVVSLVYPLYASIRAIETKSHVDDKQWLTYWILYSMITLFELTFAKVIEWIPIWPYARLILTCWLVIPYFSGATYVYENFVRPFFANPQQTLNIWYVPRKKDVFSKPDDVLTAAEKYIEENGTSAFEKLITKGKSKRSSGYTFYDEDDRY from the exons ATGGGATCTGGGACTGGAAGCTTCTTCAAGGTTCTTCTTAAGAACTTCGACGTTCTTTCTGG GCCTGTGGTTAGTCTTGTTTATCCTCT GTATGCCTCAATTAGGGCAATTGAGACTAAATCTCACGTTGATGATAAGCAATGGCTTACTTACTGGATTCTTTACTCAATGATCACACTCTTTGAGCTTACCTTTGCCAAAGTCATTGAGTG GATACCAATCTGGCCATATGCGAGGCTCATTTTGACCTGCTGGTTGGTCATTCCATACTTCAGTGGTGCTACATATGTTTATGAGAATTTTGTGAGACCTTTCTTTGCCAACCCACAGCAAACCCTTAATATATGGTATGTCCCAAGAAAGAAGGATGTCTTCAGCAAACCAGATGACGTTCTAACTGCTGCTGAGAAATACATCGAAGAGAATGGAACTTCTGCTTTTGAGAAGCTCATTACCAAG GGTAAATCCAAGAGGAGTAGCGGGTATACATTCTATGATGAGGATGACCGATACTGA